The region TACCTTGGAAGCCCGTTAGCTAGCCCCTGGTTTGCCACTGCCAATGTTGCTGTGGGATTTTTTTTGGTCATGTATGTTGTGACACCTATAAGCTACTGGTTCAATTTTTATAAAGCAAAAAATTTCCCCATTTTTTCTGATGAACTCTTCACCTCATCTGGCCAAATTTACAATATTACAACCATTATTGACAATAATTTCCACCTGGATTCCGCGGCTTATGAACGTGAAGGGCCTCTTTATCTTAGTACATTCTTTGCTATGACTTATGGTGTTGGATTCGCAGCGCTTGCAGCCACAGTTATGCATGTGTTTCTATTTCATGGAAGGTAACAATTTTTTTTCTCAAGCACACACACTAATGCCTGCTTGGTAGTAAAATGAATGTCAATTATTTTGTGGATTGATATCTGCAGGGAGATATGGGAGCAAAGCAAATCGagtttcaaagaaaagaaaatggaCATACACACTAGACTTATGAGCAAATATAAACAAGTTCCAGAGTGGTGGTTCTGGTCCATCCTGATTGTTAACATAACACTTACAATTTTTGCCTGTGAGTATTACAATGAGCAACTTCAGCTGCCTTGGTGGGGTGTACTACTAGCTTGCGCCATTGCCTTCTTTTTTACACTGCCTATTGGAATCATCACTGCCATTACGAACCAGGTTCCATGCATTCCCTCTATAGCGTAATTTTCACAAATTAAGTTCTGTCAGAAGTTATGTATTCATTCATGACTTCATGTTCTTCATACGAGTATATAGCATAAATTTATAATCTAAAAAAGCTTTATATACTTATCTCGTAAATCTTTTCCATATAACTATAGGCTCCAGGATTAAACATCATTACAGAATATATCATTGGATACATCTATCCAGGATATCCGGTTGCTAATATGTGCTTCAAAGTGTATGGTTACATAAGTATGACACAAGCAATTACCTTTCTTCAAGACTTTAAACTTGGTCACTACATGAAAATTCCACCTCGTACTATGTTCATGGCACAGGTTAGCCTCTGTTCTTAGATCAATAGCTAGCTACTTTCTAACATTGTGTAGCAGATCATCAGTTTTCAGTATCTAATTTTTGGAGTtgatttttctcaaaatttcagATAGTTGGTACGCTTATAGCAAGTTTAGTGTACTTGATAACAGCCTGGTGGTTAATGGAAACTATCCCTGACATTTGTGCAACTGCGTCTTCTGGCACTGTGTGGACTTGCCCGGGAGATCATGTCTTCTACGATGCATCTGTTATCTGGGGACTGATCGGCCCTCGTAGAATTTTTGGAGATTTAGGCACTTATGCAATGGTGAATTGGTTCTTTTTGCTTGGAGCAATTGCTCCTGTCTTTGTCTGGTTAGCTCACAGGGCATTCCCTGACCAAGAGTGGATTAGGCTCATAAACATGCCAGTGCTTATAGGCGCCACAGGGCAGATGCCACCAGCTACTGCAGTTAACTACACTGCATGGATTATGGTTGGATTTTTATCTGGATTTGTAATCTACAGATATAGACCAGATTGGTGGCAACGCCATAATTATGTTCTATCTGGTGCACTTGATGCTGGACTGGCTTTTATGGGAGTGCTTCTGTATCTTTGTCTGGGGCTGGAAAATATTGGTCTTGATTGGTGGGGCAATGAACTTGATGGATGCCCTTATGCTTCCTGTCCAACAGCTCCAGGGATTGCAGTGGAGGGCTGCCCTGTGGTTATGTAGCCAAGTGTCGAAATCAAAGTCATGCATGCTTTCATTGTGGATTCACTTTGTATAAATAGTTCTGTCATTGTATTCATTTTCTTGTAATTGTTTCTGTCAAAAGAATTGTACAAATTACTATCATTCCATTCTTGAACAGTCCCTCATGATTCATCAAATAACCGATattaaaaatcaaatcaaaaactCTAAAGGAGAAAGGTAGCATGAATGAATGTGCCAATAGTTGCAGATA is a window of Apium graveolens cultivar Ventura chromosome 11, ASM990537v1, whole genome shotgun sequence DNA encoding:
- the LOC141696850 gene encoding oligopeptide transporter 7-like; amino-acid sequence: MEERSSFSHEIQTPLLPNLPLSSAVHQEDECDDQSPIRQVALTVPTTDDETLPVLTFRMWVLGTLSCVVLSFLNQFFWYRTEPLTITAISAQIAVVPLGQLMAAKITDRIFFRGTRFEFTMNPGPFNVKEHVLITIFANSGAGSVYAIHVVTGVKIFYARHITFFVSLLVVLTTQILGFGWAGIFRRYLVEPAAMWWPANLVQVSLFRALHEKEERSKGGLTRTQFFVIAFICSFAFYVFPGYIFQMLTSLSWICWIFPKSVLAQQLGSGLHGLGIGAVGLDWSSISAYLGSPLASPWFATANVAVGFFLVMYVVTPISYWFNFYKAKNFPIFSDELFTSSGQIYNITTIIDNNFHLDSAAYEREGPLYLSTFFAMTYGVGFAALAATVMHVFLFHGREIWEQSKSSFKEKKMDIHTRLMSKYKQVPEWWFWSILIVNITLTIFACEYYNEQLQLPWWGVLLACAIAFFFTLPIGIITAITNQAPGLNIITEYIIGYIYPGYPVANMCFKVYGYISMTQAITFLQDFKLGHYMKIPPRTMFMAQIVGTLIASLVYLITAWWLMETIPDICATASSGTVWTCPGDHVFYDASVIWGLIGPRRIFGDLGTYAMVNWFFLLGAIAPVFVWLAHRAFPDQEWIRLINMPVLIGATGQMPPATAVNYTAWIMVGFLSGFVIYRYRPDWWQRHNYVLSGALDAGLAFMGVLLYLCLGLENIGLDWWGNELDGCPYASCPTAPGIAVEGCPVVM